A single Pseudomonas putida DNA region contains:
- the rpmJ gene encoding 50S ribosomal protein L36: MKVRASVKKLCRNCKIIRREGVVRVICSAEPRHKQRQG, encoded by the coding sequence ATGAAAGTTCGTGCATCGGTGAAAAAGCTGTGCCGTAACTGCAAGATCATCCGTCGCGAAGGCGTCGTACGAGTGATCTGCAGCGCGGAACCGCGTCACAAACAGCGCCAAGGCTGA